A region of the Stieleria neptunia genome:
CCGACCGAACCGCAACCGCAGCTCGCTCCCATCGCGTCGCAAGAGCCGTCGACGATTGCGGATTCGTAAATGATCTCGCCTTCCATCGGCGGAGGCGTTGGAATTTGGTGCCCGGCTTGTCGGACGCCCGACGGACGCGCCGCAGCGGCATTCGCGGAATCCGGTTTGCCGGACGCCATTCTCTGGCTCGGTCGTACCGCCTGGGCGTGGCGACTGTTCTTGGGTTGCACCGCCGGCTGAGCCGCCGGACGCCGGACTTGTTTCGTCACGCCCGCAGAGGATCGGGTGGGAGACCAGCTGGCACGGGCCGCCTGCACATGCTCGGGCTGATCGACGTCATCACGTTGCTGGCTCGATGAAGTCTGTGCGCTGGCACTCGGTGCCCCGAGCGGGCTGAGCGAAAACGCCGTCAGCAAGGCGACAGCGAGCGGGCGGGAAAGTTGAAAATTAGGCACGGTCGTCACCACTTGAGACTCTGGGGGGGTAAAACCCGGCTGCGGCCGAATCCGCGACGCTCGCGGAAGACTGACGTCTTGGCAAAGGGAGGCCAAACGCAGCAAGGGTTTTCGGAGTGCCGCCGCGTTTCACGCAGCGGGCACGACCTGTCAGTTGCGATATCGACGCGCCCCCAAAGTCCCCTGCAGGCAAAATCCGAAAAATCGGAAAAATCATCAAACACGGCGCAACCGTTACAAATTGCCAACCATGGCGATGGAGCCGCGTCGCATCGGTCGCATTCGTCGCATTGGTCCCATCGGGGTGAAATAGGACCAATAGGACAGATACGACCCATAGGACAACTGCCGACTGACAACTGCCGACTGCCTCCCCGGACCACTTGACCTGACCGCCCTCAGATTGGTACTCGACACACAGCGAACCGGTCCACCGGCCGTTCGCTGTTGTTTCTTCAACCAATCCACTGACTTTTTCAAAGATCCTTGTGACAGCGCGACCGGCCGACTTCGTTCCTGTCTTGCGACTCCCCCGGCTTCCAAGAGACGCCGGGGATGTTCGCAACCGCCCTGCGCGTTCCCCCGTCGCGTTGCTTGCGATCTGCTGCCTGATCGGCTCGGCACCAGGCTGCCGGGGGCGGGCCCACGAAGACGTGTATCGCGCCAAAATGGCTAACGAAATTCGTGTGCTGGAAGACCAGCTTTATGACGCGGATTACCAAAACCGCGTGCTCCGCGACGAGCTAGAACGTTCCCGCGGCCAAGCCGTCGGTCCGGAGAGTTCCCCGAATCGCGCGCGCCGAGAACGGATCCTGAACCAAAGCCCGCCGCAAGTTCCCGACGATGCCCGCCCGACCAGGCCAGGCGCCGACGAAATCCTGGACTTGAATTCGCCGAGCATGCGGGAACCGACTCCGCGGCCCACTCCAGACCAGACCGAATCGTCGGAAAGTGAAACGCCAGCACCCGCTGCCGGGCCGGGTCTGCCGCTGCCCCCGGCGATCGGAGAGTCGCCTGCCCCGGCCGCCCCCATCGCTCCAGCGGAAGAAAGCCCCAAGACGCCTGACTCGGCCCAGCCATTGGTCGACCCGCCCAACGAAGACCGACCCAGAGAAGGCCTGGGCATGCCGACCGAGGCGATCCCTGCTCCGCAGCCAACGGAACCGGAAGGCCCGCTGCTGGAGCTTCCTCCGCCGGCCGAGCTGATTCCGCCCGGCGAGGGCGAATTGATGGACGACCAGATCATCCCCGGCCCGCCGCTGCCTCCGGACGAGGACCCCGAATCGCCACCGGGAAAAGTAAAGAATCCCGAAGACGCCAAAACGATGGGGTTCGAACCTCCCACATCGGCGCCGCTGCCGATCCCGGACCGCCTGGAGCTGCACGACGGCCTGTCCGGTGGGCATCAATTTGACCCAGACGCCGACATCGACGGCCTGTTCTTGATCGTGACGGTCGTGGACGCCAAAGGTCGCCTATTGTCGCTGGAAAACTTTGACGTCGACGCGGATCTGACGGTTGTGGTGCTGGACCCCAACGACGACTCCGAGGACGCGCGGATCGGACGCTGGGAGTTTAACCCCGATCAGGTCCGCGACATGGTCCGCCAATCCCCCATCGATGGGATTCACATTCCCATTGCCTGGCGCGACCGGGTTCCAGAAGGCAACGACGTGATGGTGCACGTCCGGATGGCGGCTGCCGAAGAGGAAATGCGGTGTCAGGGGCGCGTCCGACTGGAACAATCCGTCGCGTCGGCAAATTGGTTGCCCCGAGGGTGACCAGCTGTCGTAGTGGAAAGCGCGCGATGTCGCTATGCTAGCGGCATGAACGCAAATCAAATGGAAACCCTCGATCCTGCACAAGCCAGTTTCGACGACCTGGACCTGTCTCCGGTGATGCGCCGAGCGCTCGCAAAAGCCGGCTTTGAAAAACCTTCCCCCATTCAATCGGAATTGATCCCCTTGGCGCTCCAGGGGCTCGACGTGATCGGCCAGGCCCGCACCGGGACTGGAAAAACCGCCGCGTTTTCGATCCCGATTCTTGAACAGCTCGATTCACTCGAAGACTGTCGCGACCCGCAAGCGATTGTCGTCGTCCCGACGCGCGAACTGGCCGATCAGGTCGGCCGCGAGGCGCAGCGATTGGCGGCCGGCGTGCACACCGAAATCGCGGTGCTGGCCGGTGGCAAAAACATTCGGACCCAATTGCGCCAGCTGGAAAACGGCGCGCAAATCGTCGTCGGCACTCCCGGACGACTGCACGACCACCTGCAACGTCGCTCCCTCCGCACCAAAGACGTCTGGTGCGTCGTGCTGGACGAAGCCGACCGGATGCTGGACATCGGGTTTCGTCCCCAGATCGAACGCATTTTGCGGAAGTGCCCGCGAGATCGACAGACGCTGCTGCTTTCGGCGACGTTACCCCCGACGGTCCAGCGATTGGCCGAATCCTACATGCACGACCCGATCGTGATCGACTGCTGCAAAAACGAGATGTCGGTCGAAACGATCGAGCAGCATTACTTCACGGTTCCCCAAGAACGCAAACAGGATCTGCTGGTCGAACTCTTGAAACGAGAGAAACCAAAGCAGGCGATTATTTTCTGTCGCACCAAACGCGGCACCGATCGTTTGTATCGCGCGATCAGCAAAGAACACCCTTCCTGTGCCGCCATGCATGGTGACATGGCCCAGCGTGAACGGGACCGTGTGCTGCAGCGTCTGCGAGACCGTAACCTGGAAATCCTGGTCGCCACCGATGTCGTCGGCCGCGGCATCGACATCAGCACGATTTCACACATCATCAACTACGACGTTCCCGAAGACAGTGACGACTACGTTCACCGTGTCGGGCGGACGGGACGGATGGGCCGCGATGGCGTCGCGTTCACCTTCATCGTCCCCGGTCAAGGCGATTTCCTGACCAGCATCGAACAGCGGATCAACAAACTGCTGATCCGCGACTCGATCCCGGGATTCGAAGCCCCCGAGAAGCCGGCTGAACCGGAGAAGAAAGAAGCCGACCCGATGCGGAAACGGCTCAACCCGATGCACAAGAAAGTCAAGCGACGCCGCTAGGACTTCATCCAGCCTGACGATTACTGCTGGTCACTGGGCATACAAACTGGCGACCAGCAATTGATCCGCGCCCGCATCGAGCAACCGCTGGGCGTCGCCGGCGCTGCGAATCCCTCCGCCGGTGACATAACGCGGTTGCGGCAATGGACGTCGCATCCGCTTGCACAATTCAAGCGTGCGCCCGATCGACGTTCCCCCGACCGAAGCCAGATCCAGTCCGATCACCGTCGACACCGCGTTGCGGCCACAGGCGTCCAACCAAGCCTCTTCCGAAGTCGACGCGGACAACCAGCGTCCGTCTTGGTAGTCAAAACTGACGGCAACCTGATCCCGCGGCACGCGCGACAAAACGTCATCCAACAGTGACACGTCGTCGGCGCATTCGGTTGCCAGGATCACGACAGCGCGCGGATGGTTTCGAGCCAGGGATTCGATCCAGTTCCAGCGCTGCGGGGTGACCGCGTCACGCAATCCCAGATCCAGGAAAAGGGTCCCGCGGCGATCCGAATCAGCGGCCGCCCACGCGTGATGGGCGATCGACTCGATCAGCGACTGTTGGCATCGGTCACGCCGGATGCCGTCCAAATCGGCGACGTACAGCGAACCGATGCCGACGCTGTGGTAGGCATCGATCAAACGACACGCGTCCCCGTCGATTCGAAGGGCCGACCGGCCGGAGGTTTGGAAGGTCATCACCGGCAGGTATTGATCGCGCCGCCCACCGACTCCGTGGACCGCGAGCCCGTCCTGCAGATCGATCACACCGACGAAACGCGAAACAAGTGCCTTGTCCAATTCAACCCCAAAGTGGCGTAAGCTTCCAGCTTGCGACAAGTGCCGCAAGCCAAAAGCTTGCGAACGCAAGCTGGAAGCTTACGCCACGATTCATAATCAGGCGTCGGGCAGGGAGAACAGCGATTCGACTTTCACGATCGCATAGTCGTCGGGAAAGGTGTGGATCGCCTGGACCAGCATCGAGCGTTGACGGGTCTCGATATTGACGTAGCTGAGTGCACCGAGCGACATTCTGCCGCTGGCATCGAAGGTGTGCAGCAATCCTTCGGTCGGCTGCTTGGAAAGCTGCTGCTGCACCATGAAGAACATGTCGGGTGCGACAGGTTCCAACTGAAAATGGGTCCGATAGCCAACGCCGGAATGGAAATCGGCCTTGTCGGTGCGACTGCCCTTGAGCGAGTGGCTGATCAGGCAGCGTTTGGTGGGCAAGGGCTGATGGGCGCCGGTCGCGACTTCACAGACGGTCACCGGCGTTTTGCCGGTCGTGTTCCAGGTGATCACGTGTCCGCAGTTGGTAATATTGACCTGCGCGTGATACGCACTTCGCTCGATGCGGCGTGTGCGATGAACCCTGTACAGCTCGGGGTGGAGCGACCGGCTGAAAACGTGAAACGCAAGTTCGGCGACTTTGGGGCGAACCGAGAGCACTGGCGGAATTCCGGGATCGACGAATGATAAGGGGCAGGAATCGATAGCAAATCCGGGACCAAAATCCCACGTTGCTGCGGCTCGATTCTGCCGGCAAGGGACAACAGACTACGATAACGCGCGACCCGAGGCCGCAAACCGCCGAGCGTTTCGTCTCTTTTCCGATTCGAAGTGACGCGTCAGGCTCTCGGCAAATCGCCTGATGCACGTCATTATAGATGCTCTCGCGAACAAGACAGAAGAGCGTTTATCGCTCCAAAATGAAAGATTTGCATTTTGTCCAATCGCGTTCAGATTCCCATTGACAGACAGCCCCGTTGTTACCTGGTTTCCGCATGGTCATCGTCATCGATAACTACGATTCATTCACCTACAACCTCGTGCAACGCCTGGGCGAGATCGACGCGACGACGCAGCTGCGCGTGTTTCGAAACGACGAAATCTCGGTCGCCGAAATGGAATCGCTGGCGCCGGAGCGGATCTTGGTTTCGCCAGGTCCCTGCACGCCCAACGAAGCCGGCGTCAGCGTCGAGTGCATTCGACACTTCGCCGGCAAGGTTCCCATGCTGGGCGTCTGTTTGGGGCATCAATCGATCGGCCAAGCGTTCGGGGCAACCATCATTCGCGCGCCACAGTTGATGCACGGCAAGACGGACGAAATCTTCCACGACGACCAAGGGTTGTTCGCAGGGCTGCGCAATCCGTTCGTCGCCACACGATACCACAGCCTGGTGATCGATCCGGAAACCATGCCCGACTGTTTGCAAGTCGCCGCCTGGACCGACACCGGTGGCCAACGCCAAATCATGGGTGTCCGCCACAAAACATTCAAACTGGAAGGATGGCAGTTTCATCCGGAGAGTTTTCTTACCCAGCCGGGAATCGAAATGTTGACCCGGTTTTTGCGTTGGTGAACGATCTCCGCAATGCGCGGCGACGACGGTCGGGTCCGCCGTCCAGCGACGGCAATGAAGATAGAATTGTGTTGGACGGCGTCACCGGAGGCGTGACATTTGAAGCTGCAATGTCCCTTACCAGTCAGGCCACGAGCGGGTTGTGTCCAACCACATCCAGAGCAAACAATCGTAACGTCCGAACTCACTGGTGCGGTTACTTGGCATGCGCCACCTAAACATCCGGGGACTCCATGCATCCGTCACCGCGTGACCACTGGTCCTTCAAACATCCGATGGCTTGCTTGGCCGGCGTGATGGTTTCAGCTTTGATCGGTATGGCGCCGGCGATGGGTCAGAGCGTTGCGCCCGATCGGAGTGGAGACCGAGAAGATCGCAGCGTTGAAATTCGACTCAATGAATTGCCCAAAGCCACGCCCGAAATTGCCACGTTGATTCGCCGCGGCACGGTGCGGCTGATCACCGGCGGTCAACCGACCAGCGATCCGACGTCCTTGCCCTTGGGTCGACGTCTGGCCGGCGAGACAAGGTTCACGTTTCGTTATCGCTACGACAGCCGCGCGCAATGGCAGATCGAAGGTCGACGAAACAACAGCGCGCTCGGTCAAGCGATGGTGACGATTCGCGTCCGCTTTCGCTCCATCAAATTGATTTCATCACACGATGTCTGGTTGCGCACTCCGCCAACGGTAGATCAGTTCTGGGACGACCGCGTGGTCCGTCACGAGTTCGATCATGTCCGAATCTCGTCCGACCCGCGGATCGAAAAACACTTTCTTGACGCCGTCAAGGAACTAGAAGTCATGCGGGTGCCGCTGTCCTCGGTGACCGGACGTAGCGGCACCATTGAAAACGACAAAGTCCAGGCGTTGATCGAAGCCGGAATGAAGCAAGCCTTGAACAACACGACCGACTACGTGAGCATCCGCTATCGCGAACTGGACCGATTGACCCAGCACGGGATGCTACCGCTACCTGATGATGTCGTGCTGATCGACGAACCGTAATCGCCCACCCTCGGGAAGCGCTGTGAAGCATTTTTTAGCGGCAGGGCGCGAGCGGGCTGTCGATTTTGTGAGCCTCGGGCGCGTCAGCGGCCGGGCACTGCGACGCTGCCCGAGGCCTGACGGCCAGCGGCTCACCATTGACTCAGCAGATCCCGACTCAATCGACAGCCCGCGAGCCGTCCGGTCGCGCGTCAAAAACACCGCGAAGAACCGGAGGGCTCGCGCCCTGCCGCTAAAACCTCAAGAAACACATGAGAAAAATGCTTCACAGCGATAACCCGCGGGCATCTAGGAAGACACTCGTTGCCAACACCAAAGTGGGATTGGCGCCCAGTCTGTGATCACTGACCCGACAGGCTGGAAGCCGATCCCACTTGCGATGGCCGAAACAGAGCGAGACGCGTTAACGAAAATCAGGAGGCGAAGGTTCACCGGGAACGATGCCCGCGTTGAGCATTTTCTCCTCCTGGAACCGCCTCAATCGCTCTTGGAACTCCTGCTCGGTTTCCTCGTCCGACTTCTTCTCGGGCCGGACCGGTTCAGGCGTCGGGTCGCCGTCAGAGCCCCTGGATTTGACGCCGCCGAGCGGCGCCACCCGCTCGCGAGCTTCGATTTCATCGCGGCCCGCGTCGCGAGGAGAAACGTCTCCGACTCGTGCACCACCGGGATCAAACAGACTGCCGACACGTCCCGAGTCACGCTGCGTCCGTTCCCAACTGCCTCCGTAGGCTGAATAGGCTTGGTCTTCGCGGTCGCAACACAGCCGACAACCGGCGCTGGATGTCACGACGCCGCAGAGCAGCGCCAGCCCCAACAGCGTGCGTGAAACACGACTCAGTCGCTCGTCTGGTTTGCGGTCAGCTCTCATCGTGTTGCTCTCGTTCACCACTTCACAGCGGGATAGACTGTCAGCCCCGGTGCCAGTGTCAGTCCAAGGGCCGGGGCGCATAAAAAAAATGGCGTCCGCGGATGCGAACACCATTTGTATCGGTTACGACGACGAGAGGCTTTAGGAAAGATTTGCGGGTTAGTGGCGGATTGCGTGCACCACGTCGGTGATATTCTTGCTCATCAACGCCAGGGCTGATTCGATTCGGGGCGCGGTGCCGAGTCGGTCGCCGACGCCGGGCAGCGACATGACGCAAAACAGCACCAACACGAAACCACCGTAGGCTGCACCACTATTGATGCCTGAATCATGTCCAATCACGCGAGAACCTTTGGTAAAGGGGAGACGAAATGCCCAGCGTTCTTTCGGTTCGTATTCACGGATCGTGCCGACTTGCAAGCGAGCCTCCCCCTGAATCGTTTCGACGAACGTTTCGGCGATGACTTGAATGCGGCGACCGTCGTAGCGAAGGTCGTAGCTCTTGCCTGACTTGATCTTCTTTGCCAGTTTCGGGCCGAGTCCGAGTGTGAAACCGCCACCGGATGTTTCACGAACGAAGACCTTGAGGGATTTGCGACCGACTTGAAGCGTTGCGGTGCTGTCTCCGACCACTTTGCATCGATACGTTTTCGCTTGTCCCTCGGTGGGCAAGGTCTTGTAGGAATACGTTGGCATCGTTCTGACAACCGTTGTGAGAGGGTCTGCCGGGATTGGACCGAGAACCGATCCGGTTTGAAAAGCTTTCGCGCCGTCTGCACGAACACTGAACGCTAGCTCGAAAAATCTTGGACAGCGTCCCAAGGGGTGACCCCGCAGAGGGTTTTTCCTCAATAAGCTGTTCCGATTAGGAGCTTTGAACCGGCTATGTCAGTCCGACCGGATGCAACGGTCATGTCAGGACGAATCGAAGAATCAGATCGGTGCCAGTCGACCGGTCCCGTTTCAATTCTTCCGAGCTCCGGACAGGCGGGCAATGCAGGCCAAACCCATCATTCTGGTGGCATCCATCACCGTCATCTTGACGTTTCGCGTGGTTCCCGCGCCGGCGCAACAAACAATCCCCCAGTCTTGGTCGCATCCGAGCGAGCGAGATTCGTGGCAGCCCCCCCAGCGTCTCGCCACACCAACGGCATGGGATCCCGAATCGTTCTACCAGCTCCAGCGCATCGCAGCTGGCCCCGACCACCCGGCGAAGGCTCCGCTGTCGGTCGACCAATTGCGGCAATCGCTGCGGATCGCTGCACGGGGCGACGGTGAATCGCCGGCGACCGACACCCCGTTGACCGCGAGCGGTGATGACTTGCTCGGCGGCGACTTGCTCGGCGGCGACTTGCTCGGTGGCGAACTGCAAGACGATCTGCTGCACGGCTCGACCGCCGATCCGCTGGCCGGCCTGGGCCCGGCCCAAGACCGTGACGACACCGCCCGACGTGATCCCCACGAAGACCTGTGGACGGAAGACTGCTATCCCTCCGCAGAATCGTGTCGTGCCTGCCACCCGGTTCAATACGAACAATGGAGGGCCAGTGGCCACGCCTATGCCACCGTCTCGCCGATGTACAATCGATTCGAACAAGCGATGACCGAGCTGACCGAGGGCACCGTGGGCAGCTTTTGCAACCGCTGCCATTCTCCGGTCCAAACCCAACTGAAAATCCCCCGTTCGGCCAGCGTGCTCGATGCCCCACCCGTGGTCCGCGAAGGCGTCACCTGCATCGCCTGTCACCGAATCAACGAACACTATTGGCGCAGCAACGGGGACCGCCGAATCGTTCCCGGCAACATTCACGCGCCGGTCTACGGCGGACGCGGCGGAGCGGGGGTCCGTGACGCGATCGCCAATGCCGACGCGTTGAAATTGAAACTTTCGCCGCAGGACAGCGGGCCGGGACAAGCGATTCACTTGCAGGGCCGGTTCTTTAAGCCGCTGACCAACAGCGACGTGTGCGTCTCCTGTCACCAGGTCGCCGTCCATCCGGGCATTTGGCTAGAAGTCGTGCACGCACAATATCGAGCCGGCCCCGCGTCCAAACGCGGTGTGTCCTGCCAGGATTGTCACATGGGTGCCGTGCCGGGCAAACCGCATGGCTATCAAACCGACTTCGTGGCCCATCTGGGTGACAAGCCGTTCGGCGAGAAACGCAAACAGTCCAATCACATGTTTTGGGGGCCGGGCTTCTCCATCGCCCACCCGGGGATCTTTCCGCACCACCCCAAAGCCAAGCAGTACACGCCGCGCCAGTGGCTGGCGTTCGACTATCGAGCCGGCTGGGGAACCGACGCGTTTGAAAATGCGGTGACCGCAGGGATGACATTCCCCGAACCGTGGGACACCGCCGACGATCGACGCGACGGACGCAAGATCATCGACGCCAACCAGGCCAAGCTCGCCGAGAAGCGCGCCGGGTCGATCGCGACCATGGAAGGCGGACTCAAAATCGAAGGCCCGCATTTTGAACACGAGCCGACCGCCGGACGCCGTTTGAAATTCAACTACACGGTTCGCAACATCAGCGAGGGACACAATCTGCCGACGGGTTCGCTGGGCGCACAACCACAGCTTTGGCTGAACGTCGCGTTGATCGATCCCGACGGCTGTCGTGTTTGGGAAAGCGGTTATCTGGATCGACACGGCGATCTGGCCGACATGCACTCGGTCGATGTCGCGACACACCGCGTAAAGCGCGACAAAGATCTGTTCAATCTGCAAACCAAGTTCTTGATCAACAACGTTCGCGGGACGGATCGCGAAGCCGCTCTGCCGCTGAACTTCTCCCTCGACCAACTCGTTTTCCTACGCCCCGGTGCCGTTCCCGTTTCGGTACTGAACCACCCGCCATTGATCCGAATGGAAGCCCACTCGATTGCGCCGCTCGATTCACGAACGGCCCGCTACTCGATTCCCGCCGACGTGATGACAAAGAAAGGACCGTATCGATTGAGCGTGCGAATGCGAAACCGCACCGAACCGATTTACTTCATGCGTCAAATCGACAGCACGCCGGACATGATTCACCGCATGTTGGAAAACACGCTGGACCTGCACCCCTCCAGTCATACATTTTGGGTGCGCTGATGACGAAATCAAAACGATACTTGTTCGCCCTGACGCTGCTGTCGCTGTGCGCGATCGGTGCAGACCATCCCCGTCGCCTGCCGCCGGTTCATTCAACAACGGACGCGACGACTCCAATGGGCGCCACGCCCCTGGTCACAACGGACTTCGACCGCGTGCTTCGGCGCACACTTGCGGAGCTGGACCGGCAAACGAGTCCAACACCAACCGAGCCACCTGCCGCGTCGGATCCGTCCGCCGTTTGCGACGAATCTGTCGCCGAATCGGCACGCCGCGCTGATGCCGCACCGCGGCCACAAACGGGATCGCGACTGGACCGATTCACCGCCGCACTGGATCGATACATCACGCCGCAAATCGAGCCACAACCAGAGATGGCGATGCGGCGCCTGCCCACGACGGATACGCAACTCCCGCCATTGCCTGCAGACTTGTTCGGCAGCGACACTGCGGTTTCCGGCACCGCTGCAACCAGCGCACCACTGATCGACGCCGATCGATCACTCGTTGAACCAGCGTTGCAAGCACCGACCGCGCAAGCACCGACCGCGCAAGCCCGAACCACGACACT
Encoded here:
- a CDS encoding DUF2617 family protein → MLSVRPKVAELAFHVFSRSLHPELYRVHRTRRIERSAYHAQVNITNCGHVITWNTTGKTPVTVCEVATGAHQPLPTKRCLISHSLKGSRTDKADFHSGVGYRTHFQLEPVAPDMFFMVQQQLSKQPTEGLLHTFDASGRMSLGALSYVNIETRQRSMLVQAIHTFPDDYAIVKVESLFSLPDA
- a CDS encoding HisA/HisF-related TIM barrel protein, yielding MDKALVSRFVGVIDLQDGLAVHGVGGRRDQYLPVMTFQTSGRSALRIDGDACRLIDAYHSVGIGSLYVADLDGIRRDRCQQSLIESIAHHAWAAADSDRRGTLFLDLGLRDAVTPQRWNWIESLARNHPRAVVILATECADDVSLLDDVLSRVPRDQVAVSFDYQDGRWLSASTSEEAWLDACGRNAVSTVIGLDLASVGGTSIGRTLELCKRMRRPLPQPRYVTGGGIRSAGDAQRLLDAGADQLLVASLYAQ
- a CDS encoding multiheme c-type cytochrome, encoding MQAKPIILVASITVILTFRVVPAPAQQTIPQSWSHPSERDSWQPPQRLATPTAWDPESFYQLQRIAAGPDHPAKAPLSVDQLRQSLRIAARGDGESPATDTPLTASGDDLLGGDLLGGDLLGGELQDDLLHGSTADPLAGLGPAQDRDDTARRDPHEDLWTEDCYPSAESCRACHPVQYEQWRASGHAYATVSPMYNRFEQAMTELTEGTVGSFCNRCHSPVQTQLKIPRSASVLDAPPVVREGVTCIACHRINEHYWRSNGDRRIVPGNIHAPVYGGRGGAGVRDAIANADALKLKLSPQDSGPGQAIHLQGRFFKPLTNSDVCVSCHQVAVHPGIWLEVVHAQYRAGPASKRGVSCQDCHMGAVPGKPHGYQTDFVAHLGDKPFGEKRKQSNHMFWGPGFSIAHPGIFPHHPKAKQYTPRQWLAFDYRAGWGTDAFENAVTAGMTFPEPWDTADDRRDGRKIIDANQAKLAEKRAGSIATMEGGLKIEGPHFEHEPTAGRRLKFNYTVRNISEGHNLPTGSLGAQPQLWLNVALIDPDGCRVWESGYLDRHGDLADMHSVDVATHRVKRDKDLFNLQTKFLINNVRGTDREAALPLNFSLDQLVFLRPGAVPVSVLNHPPLIRMEAHSIAPLDSRTARYSIPADVMTKKGPYRLSVRMRNRTEPIYFMRQIDSTPDMIHRMLENTLDLHPSSHTFWVR
- a CDS encoding anthranilate synthase component II codes for the protein MVIVIDNYDSFTYNLVQRLGEIDATTQLRVFRNDEISVAEMESLAPERILVSPGPCTPNEAGVSVECIRHFAGKVPMLGVCLGHQSIGQAFGATIIRAPQLMHGKTDEIFHDDQGLFAGLRNPFVATRYHSLVIDPETMPDCLQVAAWTDTGGQRQIMGVRHKTFKLEGWQFHPESFLTQPGIEMLTRFLRW
- a CDS encoding DEAD/DEAH box helicase, translated to MNANQMETLDPAQASFDDLDLSPVMRRALAKAGFEKPSPIQSELIPLALQGLDVIGQARTGTGKTAAFSIPILEQLDSLEDCRDPQAIVVVPTRELADQVGREAQRLAAGVHTEIAVLAGGKNIRTQLRQLENGAQIVVGTPGRLHDHLQRRSLRTKDVWCVVLDEADRMLDIGFRPQIERILRKCPRDRQTLLLSATLPPTVQRLAESYMHDPIVIDCCKNEMSVETIEQHYFTVPQERKQDLLVELLKREKPKQAIIFCRTKRGTDRLYRAISKEHPSCAAMHGDMAQRERDRVLQRLRDRNLEILVATDVVGRGIDISTISHIINYDVPEDSDDYVHRVGRTGRMGRDGVAFTFIVPGQGDFLTSIEQRINKLLIRDSIPGFEAPEKPAEPEKKEADPMRKRLNPMHKKVKRRR